The Glycine soja cultivar W05 chromosome 6, ASM419377v2, whole genome shotgun sequence genome has a window encoding:
- the LOC114416437 gene encoding uncharacterized protein LOC114416437 isoform X1, which translates to MANAKFGSTFSCSAASLSSSPFQRTRSAQLSLSQGLFVNQLTGAQLQLYTKDKSCQLKFIHGMPNLKGRLQKQLNALFVVSEDQSQYCELETTALVPEDDTVAEDISPVSNSYSHLSGSDGKPGLISFYSRPHRRDSKILLPNSERSQNSILWFLGPAVLVASFIFPSLYLRKVLSIIFEDSLLTDFLILFFTEAIFYCGVGVFLYLLDHVRRPLLVDTVANNSDTLPPQLGQRVSSVATLVLSLVIPMVTMGLVWPWTGPAASATLAPYLVGIVVQFAFEQYARYRKSPSWSAIPLIFQVYRLHQLNRAAQLVTALSFTVRGAEMTSHNMAINSSLGTLLNVLQFLGVICIWSLSSFLMRFIPYASTTKQ; encoded by the exons ATGGCAAATGCTAAGTTTGGTTCCACTTTTTCATGTTCCGCggcttctctttcttcttctcctttccAACGCACTAGAAGTGCCCAG ttGAGCTTATCACAAGGGTTGTTTGTCAACCAACTGACTGGTGCTCAGCTGCAACTGTACACTAAAG ACAAATCATGCCAGCTTAAGTTTATACATGGAATGCCGAACTTAAAAGGAAGGTTACAGAAACAGCTTAATGCTCTTTTTGTTGTCTCTGAGGATCAGTCACAATACTGTGAGCTCGAAACAACTGCTTTAGTGCCAGAAGACGATACAGTTGCAGAAGACATCTCTCCTGTAAGCAACTCGTATTCTCATTTATCAGGGAGTGATGGAAAACCAGGTTTAATATCATTCTATAGCCGTCCACACAGAAGAGACAGTAAGATCCTTTTACCAAATTCAGAGAGAAGTCAAAACAGCATATTGTGGTTTTTGGGCCCAGCAGTCCTAGTAGCTTCCTTCATTTTTCCTTCACTCTATTTACGCAAAGTGCTTTCCATCATTTTTGAGGACTCTTTGTTAACTG ATTTCCTCATATTATTCTTCACAGAAGCAATTTTCTATTGTGGTGTTGGGGTATTCCTCTATCTACTAGACCATGTAAGAAGACCCTTGCTAGTGGATACAGTTGCAAACAATAGTGATACTCTACCCCCACAATTGGGACAGAGAGTCTCTTCTGTTGCTACCCTGGTGCTTAGTCTTGTAATTCCAATGGTGACTATGGGTTTGGTCTGGCCATGGACTGGCCCTGCAGCCTCCGCAACTCTCGCCCCATACCTTGTTGGTATAGTTGTCCAATTTGCATTTGAGCAGTACGCTCGATATCGAAAGTCTCCTTCATGGTCTGCCATTCCATTAATCTTTCAA GTGTATAGGTTGCACCAACTAAATAGAGCAGCACAACTGGTGACAGCTTTATCATTTACAGTTAGAGGAGCAGAGATGACCTCACACAACATGGCTATAAACAGCTCTTTGGGTACCCTTCTGAATGTCCTACAATTCCTTGGTGTGATTTGCATTTGGTCCCTATCCAGCTTCCTCATGAGATTTATCCCTTATGCTTCAACAACTAAGCagtaa
- the LOC114416437 gene encoding uncharacterized protein LOC114416437 isoform X2, with product MPNLKGRLQKQLNALFVVSEDQSQYCELETTALVPEDDTVAEDISPVSNSYSHLSGSDGKPGLISFYSRPHRRDSKILLPNSERSQNSILWFLGPAVLVASFIFPSLYLRKVLSIIFEDSLLTDFLILFFTEAIFYCGVGVFLYLLDHVRRPLLVDTVANNSDTLPPQLGQRVSSVATLVLSLVIPMVTMGLVWPWTGPAASATLAPYLVGIVVQFAFEQYARYRKSPSWSAIPLIFQVYRLHQLNRAAQLVTALSFTVRGAEMTSHNMAINSSLGTLLNVLQFLGVICIWSLSSFLMRFIPYASTTKQ from the exons ATGCCGAACTTAAAAGGAAGGTTACAGAAACAGCTTAATGCTCTTTTTGTTGTCTCTGAGGATCAGTCACAATACTGTGAGCTCGAAACAACTGCTTTAGTGCCAGAAGACGATACAGTTGCAGAAGACATCTCTCCTGTAAGCAACTCGTATTCTCATTTATCAGGGAGTGATGGAAAACCAGGTTTAATATCATTCTATAGCCGTCCACACAGAAGAGACAGTAAGATCCTTTTACCAAATTCAGAGAGAAGTCAAAACAGCATATTGTGGTTTTTGGGCCCAGCAGTCCTAGTAGCTTCCTTCATTTTTCCTTCACTCTATTTACGCAAAGTGCTTTCCATCATTTTTGAGGACTCTTTGTTAACTG ATTTCCTCATATTATTCTTCACAGAAGCAATTTTCTATTGTGGTGTTGGGGTATTCCTCTATCTACTAGACCATGTAAGAAGACCCTTGCTAGTGGATACAGTTGCAAACAATAGTGATACTCTACCCCCACAATTGGGACAGAGAGTCTCTTCTGTTGCTACCCTGGTGCTTAGTCTTGTAATTCCAATGGTGACTATGGGTTTGGTCTGGCCATGGACTGGCCCTGCAGCCTCCGCAACTCTCGCCCCATACCTTGTTGGTATAGTTGTCCAATTTGCATTTGAGCAGTACGCTCGATATCGAAAGTCTCCTTCATGGTCTGCCATTCCATTAATCTTTCAA GTGTATAGGTTGCACCAACTAAATAGAGCAGCACAACTGGTGACAGCTTTATCATTTACAGTTAGAGGAGCAGAGATGACCTCACACAACATGGCTATAAACAGCTCTTTGGGTACCCTTCTGAATGTCCTACAATTCCTTGGTGTGATTTGCATTTGGTCCCTATCCAGCTTCCTCATGAGATTTATCCCTTATGCTTCAACAACTAAGCagtaa